A window of Pyxidicoccus xibeiensis contains these coding sequences:
- a CDS encoding endopeptidase gives MRHTKVSAACLVLLLSAASWAFKPPDEGQSAVASKAFFKPELYLPIQNVPLDTARKSMNSLSADAWDDFFARNGKDFNVYIDPRTGAPTSVQGSIPLIPGKGFNNKVTLDGVREAIGRSVADVDASVVEDLVLKFIADNQTALNIDLMQLGSPRVTQVAEHLWQVHIPQQLNGITVRHARLAATISHGNLILLGTEAWHNARIDTRPAFAPADALVAGNGFIGLLTTPQQLWQQPALEIAPVARSGEAFNGAVGTGYEHQLVYAYGFQDPDGHQRWKVTVDAQSGEVMAIEDDNHYFDAQITGGVYPSTNIGTCADNTVCGTMQPNTPMPWANTGVASPNNFTDSAGIYNYTSGTATTTLAGRYVRVADSCGAISVSTTTGNLNLGGVNNDHDCTVPAGTSAGNTAAARSSFYELGKLAEQARGWLPANTWLGSQLVSNVNLNSTCNAFWNGSSVNFYRSGGGCRNTGEIGAVFDHEWGHGIDDFDANGTLSNSSEGYADIAAIYRLQTSCVGYGFFQTTNRGCGQTPDGSGYNQQEAQVSGQSWCNTKCSGVRDADWKASVNNVPATPQNFVCPMCSASTGPCGRQVHCAASPARQAAWDLVTIDLAAAPFNYDSNTAFIVGNKVFYQGSGNIGTWHGCNCTAGTSDGCGATNGYMQWLAADDDNGNLADGTPHMTAIYAAYNRHNIACSTPAPVNSGCASGPTAAPTQTATPGDGQVGLSWTSSPGATEYWVMKTEGFAGCDFGKAKVATVSGTSYTDTEVANGRQYCYSVVPASSSACYGRASACTCATPACTAPGLATLTTPANGATGVEPAAVLDWSDVSGASTYEVQVATDSAFTNVVATATTLTASGWTVSPALASNTAYFWRVRARNSCGGTGAWTSASSFTTRGCVALAAPTLVSPANGATGIGTAATLDWSDVTGATRYEVQVATDSAFTSVVRSSTTLSSSTWTVTPALNSSTVYYWRARAADSCGASAYSGTNSFTTTSVCTPAIAAFDTTRQAPTCGTVCGCDTGATAVNGRGTMSGGVEPNAPNTIADSCADGSTGSYHSDESIDRVVIRTVDNGNFAVGKQVTVSATVWCWGTADQFDLYYTTNAAAPAWTALTTAQACTAAGARTFTHTFTLGATAGTHAIRTSFRYGGAAGVCTTGSYNDRDDVVFGVGASVAATSAGKKGTAQGRSAPADR, from the coding sequence ATGCGCCACACGAAGGTGTCAGCAGCATGTCTCGTCCTGCTCCTGTCAGCAGCGAGCTGGGCGTTCAAGCCGCCCGACGAGGGCCAGAGTGCCGTCGCCAGCAAGGCCTTCTTCAAGCCCGAGCTGTACCTGCCCATCCAGAACGTCCCGCTGGACACCGCGCGCAAGAGCATGAACTCGCTCAGTGCCGACGCGTGGGACGACTTCTTTGCCCGCAACGGCAAGGACTTCAACGTCTACATCGACCCCCGCACCGGCGCGCCCACGTCCGTGCAGGGCTCCATCCCCCTCATCCCGGGCAAGGGCTTCAACAACAAGGTCACGCTCGATGGCGTGCGTGAGGCCATCGGCCGCTCCGTCGCGGACGTGGATGCCTCCGTCGTCGAGGACCTGGTCCTCAAGTTCATCGCGGACAACCAGACCGCGCTCAACATCGACCTGATGCAGCTGGGCTCGCCCCGCGTGACGCAGGTCGCCGAGCACCTGTGGCAGGTGCACATCCCGCAGCAGCTCAACGGCATCACCGTGCGCCACGCGCGCCTGGCCGCCACCATCAGCCACGGCAACCTCATCCTCCTGGGCACCGAGGCCTGGCACAACGCGCGCATCGACACCCGCCCCGCGTTCGCCCCCGCCGACGCGCTCGTGGCGGGCAACGGCTTCATCGGCCTGCTCACCACCCCGCAGCAGCTGTGGCAGCAGCCCGCGCTGGAGATTGCCCCCGTCGCCCGCTCCGGTGAGGCCTTCAACGGCGCCGTCGGCACCGGCTACGAGCACCAGCTCGTCTACGCCTACGGCTTCCAGGACCCGGACGGCCACCAGCGCTGGAAGGTGACGGTGGACGCCCAGTCCGGCGAGGTGATGGCCATCGAGGACGACAACCACTACTTCGACGCGCAGATTACCGGCGGCGTCTACCCGTCCACCAACATCGGCACCTGCGCCGACAACACGGTCTGCGGCACCATGCAGCCCAACACGCCGATGCCCTGGGCCAACACGGGCGTCGCGTCCCCCAACAACTTCACGGACTCCGCGGGTATCTACAACTACACCTCCGGCACCGCCACCACCACGCTGGCCGGCCGCTACGTCCGCGTGGCCGACAGCTGCGGCGCCATCAGCGTCAGCACCACCACGGGCAACCTGAACCTGGGCGGCGTCAACAACGACCATGACTGCACCGTGCCCGCCGGCACCTCCGCGGGCAACACCGCCGCGGCGCGCTCCAGCTTCTACGAGCTGGGCAAGCTGGCCGAGCAGGCCCGTGGCTGGCTCCCGGCCAACACCTGGCTGGGCAGCCAGCTGGTCTCCAACGTCAACCTGAACAGCACCTGCAACGCCTTCTGGAACGGCTCGTCGGTGAACTTCTACCGGAGCGGCGGCGGCTGCCGGAACACCGGTGAGATTGGCGCCGTGTTCGACCACGAGTGGGGCCACGGCATCGACGACTTCGACGCCAACGGCACGCTGTCCAACTCCTCCGAGGGCTACGCGGACATCGCCGCCATCTACCGCCTGCAGACGTCCTGCGTGGGCTACGGCTTCTTCCAGACCACCAACCGCGGCTGCGGCCAGACGCCGGACGGCAGCGGCTACAACCAGCAGGAGGCGCAGGTCTCCGGCCAGTCCTGGTGCAACACCAAGTGCTCCGGCGTGCGTGACGCGGACTGGAAGGCCAGCGTGAACAACGTCCCGGCCACCCCGCAGAACTTCGTGTGCCCCATGTGCAGCGCCAGCACCGGCCCCTGCGGCCGCCAGGTGCACTGCGCCGCCTCGCCCGCGCGCCAGGCCGCCTGGGACCTCGTGACGATTGACCTGGCGGCGGCGCCGTTCAACTACGACTCCAACACCGCCTTCATCGTCGGCAACAAGGTGTTCTACCAGGGCAGCGGCAACATCGGCACGTGGCACGGCTGCAACTGCACCGCCGGCACGTCCGACGGCTGCGGCGCCACCAACGGCTACATGCAGTGGCTGGCGGCGGATGACGACAACGGCAACCTGGCCGACGGCACGCCGCACATGACGGCCATCTACGCCGCGTACAACCGCCACAACATCGCCTGCAGCACGCCGGCCCCCGTCAACAGCGGCTGCGCCTCCGGCCCCACGGCCGCCCCCACGCAGACGGCCACCCCCGGCGACGGCCAGGTGGGCCTGAGCTGGACGTCGTCTCCCGGCGCCACCGAGTACTGGGTGATGAAGACCGAGGGCTTCGCCGGCTGTGACTTCGGCAAGGCCAAGGTCGCCACGGTGTCGGGCACCAGCTACACGGACACCGAGGTCGCCAACGGCCGCCAGTACTGCTACTCCGTCGTGCCGGCCTCCTCGAGCGCCTGCTACGGCCGCGCCAGCGCGTGCACCTGCGCCACGCCGGCCTGCACCGCGCCGGGCCTGGCCACCCTCACCACGCCGGCCAACGGCGCCACGGGCGTGGAGCCCGCGGCGGTGCTGGACTGGAGCGACGTGTCGGGTGCCTCCACGTATGAGGTCCAGGTCGCCACCGACTCCGCCTTCACCAACGTCGTGGCCACGGCCACCACGCTGACGGCGAGCGGCTGGACGGTGTCTCCCGCGCTGGCCTCCAACACCGCGTACTTCTGGCGCGTGCGCGCCCGGAACTCGTGCGGTGGCACGGGCGCGTGGACGTCCGCGTCCTCGTTCACCACCCGTGGCTGCGTCGCCCTGGCGGCGCCCACGCTGGTCTCCCCGGCCAACGGCGCCACGGGCATCGGCACGGCCGCGACGCTCGACTGGAGCGACGTGACGGGCGCCACCCGCTACGAGGTGCAGGTCGCCACGGACTCCGCGTTCACGAGCGTGGTCCGCTCCAGCACCACCCTGTCCTCCAGCACCTGGACGGTGACGCCGGCGCTGAACAGCAGCACGGTGTACTACTGGCGGGCCCGCGCGGCGGACAGCTGCGGCGCGAGCGCCTACAGCGGCACGAACAGCTTCACCACCACCAGCGTCTGCACGCCGGCCATCGCCGCCTTCGACACCACCCGCCAGGCTCCGACGTGCGGCACGGTGTGCGGCTGCGACACGGGCGCCACGGCGGTCAACGGCCGCGGCACCATGTCCGGCGGCGTCGAGCCCAACGCGCCGAACACGATTGCCGACTCGTGCGCGGACGGTAGCACCGGCTCGTACCACTCCGACGAGAGCATCGACCGGGTGGTCATCCGCACGGTGGACAACGGCAACTTCGCGGTGGGCAAGCAGGTGACGGTGTCCGCGACAGTCTGGTGCTGGGGCACGGCGGACCAGTTCGACCTGTACTACACGACCAACGCGGCGGCTCCGGCCTGGACGGCGCTGACCACGGCCCAAGCCTGCACGGCGGCGGGGGCGCGGACGTTCACGCACACCTTCACCCTGGGCGCCACGGCCGGGACGCACGCCATCCGCACGTCGTTCCGCTATGGCGGCGCGGCCGGCGTGTGCACCACCGGCAGCTACAACGACCGCGACGACGTCGTCTTCGGCGTCGGTGCGTCCGTTGCGGCCACGTCGGCGGGCAAGAAGGGCACCGCGCAGGGCCGCTCGGCTCCGGCGGACCGCTGA
- a CDS encoding AI-2E family transporter: MKASRRQLPVYVPPRTVWSVGLQVLLLAVCWLALRRLYPILTLLAVVLLLSIALDPLVRRLERWGLKRGFGVAIVALLLLGVMGVLVGTLVPMLVQQIQALAQSMPGRLEQLAQAGWVKELNTRYNLNLQPEDLVRFEPADVAGRAIDVLSSTLGLVAAGMTVVALTVFSLVFGEDLYESILQWVPPRRRPRVRLLVGRMKQAVGNYVAGTLLVMTIGGTVAALVALIQGVPYFLALGLVVMLLGVIPVIGSVISAVLVSLTTLATVGLKSALVALAVFMVYQQLESNVLGPVIQRRAIRMNPLLISIVALIGGGLAGLAGVVLAVPLAAAAQVLVQEVLRDRRDGWKLAHRHEQAQHETGRGAVEEGLLFAGPLDEPRPAPEGRASVPPKPGPSVPGDPHAPH; encoded by the coding sequence ATGAAGGCCTCGCGTCGGCAGCTTCCGGTCTACGTGCCCCCGCGCACTGTCTGGTCCGTCGGGCTCCAGGTCCTGCTCCTGGCCGTGTGCTGGCTGGCGCTGCGCCGGCTCTACCCCATCCTCACGCTGCTGGCCGTGGTGCTGCTGCTCTCCATCGCGCTGGACCCGCTGGTCCGGCGCCTGGAGCGCTGGGGGCTCAAGCGCGGCTTTGGCGTGGCCATCGTCGCCCTGCTGCTGCTCGGGGTGATGGGCGTGCTGGTGGGCACGCTGGTGCCGATGCTGGTGCAGCAGATTCAAGCCCTGGCGCAGTCCATGCCCGGACGGCTGGAGCAGCTCGCCCAGGCGGGGTGGGTGAAGGAGCTGAACACCCGCTACAACCTCAACCTCCAGCCGGAGGACCTGGTCCGCTTCGAGCCCGCGGACGTCGCGGGACGCGCCATCGACGTCCTCTCCTCGACGCTGGGGCTGGTGGCGGCGGGGATGACGGTGGTGGCGCTCACCGTCTTCAGCCTCGTCTTCGGGGAAGACCTCTACGAGAGCATCCTCCAGTGGGTTCCACCGCGGCGCCGCCCGCGCGTGCGGCTGCTGGTGGGCCGGATGAAGCAGGCGGTGGGCAACTACGTGGCGGGCACCCTGCTGGTGATGACCATCGGCGGCACGGTGGCCGCGCTCGTCGCGCTCATCCAGGGCGTGCCGTACTTCCTGGCGCTCGGGCTGGTGGTGATGCTGCTGGGCGTCATCCCCGTCATCGGCAGCGTCATCAGCGCGGTGCTGGTGAGCCTCACCACGCTGGCCACCGTCGGGCTCAAGTCGGCCCTCGTCGCGCTGGCGGTGTTCATGGTGTACCAGCAGCTCGAGTCCAACGTGCTGGGCCCCGTCATCCAGCGGCGCGCCATCCGGATGAACCCGCTGCTCATCTCCATCGTCGCGCTCATTGGCGGCGGGCTGGCGGGGCTGGCCGGCGTGGTGCTCGCCGTGCCGCTGGCCGCGGCCGCGCAGGTGCTCGTCCAGGAGGTGCTCAGGGACCGGCGCGACGGGTGGAAGCTGGCGCACCGGCACGAGCAGGCGCAGCACGAGACGGGCCGCGGCGCGGTGGAGGAGGGCCTCCTGTTCGCCGGGCCCCTGGATGAGCCCAGGCCGGCACCGGAGGGCCGCGCGTCGGTGCCGCCGAAGCCCGGGCCTTCCGTGCCCGGGGACCCGCACGCCCCGCACTGA
- a CDS encoding cupin domain-containing protein, producing MSELIIKHFSSPDERRPFVAHGHADIINFEGGGTVGFAVFEPGWRWSQDVRPLAGTESCQAAHACYVVSGRLVIAMDDGTQGELGPGDMALIPPGHDAWVVGDKPCTMVDFEGMSQYARPEAESPRYEGAGEPAPGIH from the coding sequence ATGAGCGAGCTCATCATCAAGCACTTCTCGTCACCCGACGAGCGCCGCCCCTTCGTGGCGCATGGGCACGCAGACATCATCAACTTCGAAGGTGGCGGCACGGTGGGCTTCGCCGTCTTCGAGCCGGGGTGGCGGTGGTCCCAGGACGTGCGGCCCCTCGCGGGCACGGAGAGCTGCCAGGCCGCGCACGCCTGCTACGTCGTCTCCGGGCGGCTCGTCATCGCCATGGATGACGGCACTCAGGGAGAGCTGGGGCCGGGAGACATGGCGCTGATTCCTCCCGGGCACGACGCATGGGTGGTGGGCGACAAGCCCTGCACCATGGTGGACTTCGAGGGCATGTCCCAGTACGCGCGGCCGGAGGCGGAGAGCCCGCGGTACGAGGGCGCCGGCGAGCCGGCGCCTGGCATCCACTGA
- the sitA5 gene encoding SitA5 family polymorphic toxin: MATRLGVVVLLCALLNACTHPRLVRLDTGQGAPLEYEPTSSNKSVRVDAEGFAAALTQLVLDAPLALRAPHQGWLVRATYSGSGADTRWQRLMSKSFGGLCAPGRLRDNCLSLLDDGMGLGEWDKLGVALGLSLEPLKASIAKAVEKTLAPQLFYTVIATGLITWAVLAANPEPVFTKAAAIVSAVLLIYLGVEIFLEVVDASRELKGSTDRATTWTELDQAGQRFANRVGPEVARVFVLAVTMVLSHGMTGGAAVLASRLSLLPRYLEAAAAGASRVGIHLGNVGQVSTVAVEGSTVVISLPATAVAMTARGSRGAAAGVSPVGLRSWGSFSGLRSALGSAGPGKNWHHIVEQTPGNVERFGPHSLHNTENVVAINEGVHRKISAYYSSKDPRFTGGKTVRQWLSGQSFQAQRKFGVTVLQGYGVIP; this comes from the coding sequence ATGGCAACCCGTCTGGGCGTTGTGGTCCTGCTCTGTGCTCTGCTCAATGCGTGCACCCACCCACGTCTCGTACGTCTCGACACGGGCCAGGGCGCGCCCCTGGAGTACGAGCCGACCTCCTCGAACAAGTCCGTGAGGGTGGACGCGGAGGGTTTCGCGGCGGCACTGACACAGCTGGTGCTGGATGCGCCCCTGGCACTCCGGGCTCCCCACCAGGGCTGGCTGGTGCGCGCGACCTATTCCGGGAGCGGTGCGGACACTCGATGGCAGCGCCTGATGAGCAAGAGCTTCGGCGGCCTCTGTGCGCCGGGCAGGCTCCGGGACAACTGCCTCTCCTTGCTCGATGACGGGATGGGCCTGGGCGAATGGGACAAGCTGGGGGTTGCCCTGGGCCTGTCGCTCGAGCCGCTCAAAGCGAGCATCGCCAAGGCGGTGGAGAAGACCCTGGCCCCCCAGCTCTTCTACACCGTCATCGCCACGGGCCTCATCACCTGGGCTGTCCTGGCTGCGAATCCCGAGCCGGTGTTTACCAAGGCGGCGGCCATCGTCTCAGCAGTCCTGTTGATCTACCTGGGGGTGGAGATCTTTCTGGAGGTGGTGGACGCAAGCCGGGAGTTGAAGGGGTCGACCGACCGGGCCACGACGTGGACGGAGTTGGACCAGGCCGGCCAGCGCTTCGCCAACCGGGTGGGGCCGGAAGTGGCGCGCGTCTTCGTCCTCGCGGTCACGATGGTGCTGAGTCACGGCATGACCGGGGGTGCTGCTGTGCTGGCCTCGAGGCTGTCGCTGCTGCCCCGGTACCTGGAGGCTGCGGCGGCGGGGGCTTCACGGGTAGGCATCCACCTGGGAAACGTCGGACAGGTGAGTACGGTCGCCGTTGAAGGAAGCACCGTCGTCATCTCCCTGCCTGCCACGGCGGTCGCCATGACGGCCCGGGGCTCGCGAGGAGCCGCAGCGGGAGTCAGTCCCGTCGGTCTCAGGTCCTGGGGCTCGTTCAGCGGCCTCAGGAGTGCGCTGGGCTCAGCGGGACCCGGCAAGAACTGGCACCACATCGTCGAGCAGACGCCGGGCAATGTGGAGCGATTCGGGCCTCATTCCCTGCACAACACCGAGAACGTGGTTGCCATTAATGAAGGAGTTCACCGGAAGATCAGTGCGTACTACTCTTCCAAAGACCCTCGCTTCACAGGCGGGAAAACCGTGCGGCAATGGCTGAGCGGTCAATCCTTCCAAGCCCAACGCAAGTTCGGCGTGACGGTCCTCCAAGGCTACGGAGTCATTCCATGA
- a CDS encoding DUF2019 domain-containing protein → MKVSNIQRASIEELVQEYEQAAVAYGQALAAANHRAANRAHDRIASAYRELRRRAAASLLLSLLTNENENVRSCAAAHALEFAPEQGEPVLLELAARRGPIRTPAEYALKAWREGTLKFP, encoded by the coding sequence ATGAAGGTCAGCAACATCCAAAGGGCGAGCATCGAGGAGCTTGTCCAAGAGTACGAGCAGGCGGCGGTTGCCTACGGACAGGCGCTGGCCGCTGCGAACCATCGCGCGGCCAATCGCGCCCACGACAGGATTGCAAGTGCCTACCGTGAACTCCGGAGGCGAGCGGCGGCATCCCTTCTTCTCTCGCTGTTGACGAACGAGAACGAGAACGTCCGCTCATGTGCGGCGGCACACGCGCTGGAGTTCGCACCAGAGCAGGGAGAACCTGTTCTGTTGGAGCTTGCGGCCCGCCGAGGACCAATCCGGACACCAGCCGAGTACGCGCTAAAGGCGTGGCGCGAGGGCACACTCAAGTTTCCGTGA
- a CDS encoding DUF2019 domain-containing protein, translating into MKLEDLVEQFARHVQAETEAGWLGDAKAANRHVDQYLAVFDQLRALGDTGRDALAALLKHPRMDVRVTAAAFLLRHRTEEAKAVLEEAAKGKGLVPFEAQQALKRWEEGTWALDPA; encoded by the coding sequence ATGAAGCTCGAAGACCTGGTCGAGCAGTTCGCCCGCCATGTGCAAGCAGAGACAGAGGCTGGCTGGCTGGGAGACGCGAAAGCCGCGAACAGGCATGTCGATCAGTACCTCGCGGTCTTCGACCAACTCCGCGCCCTTGGAGATACAGGACGCGATGCGCTTGCCGCTCTTCTCAAACATCCACGCATGGATGTCCGCGTTACAGCGGCGGCGTTCCTTCTCCGTCATCGCACGGAGGAGGCCAAGGCCGTTCTGGAAGAAGCCGCGAAAGGCAAGGGGTTGGTCCCCTTCGAGGCGCAGCAGGCCTTGAAGCGGTGGGAGGAAGGCACCTGGGCCTTGGACCCTGCATGA
- a CDS encoding YciI family protein, whose amino-acid sequence MRTLLSVPVLFAVATGCATTQGANPPAAEPAPAAAPAAKAPAKEFSMRTYYMALLRRGPAWTKERTPEAIADGKGHMANIERLAKCGKLVIAGPFNVPAEAPADSLAGIFIFDVATHEEALALTQQDPAVKSGRFTIEVLPWYGPTGLTYEGHIPADPNVSCMQ is encoded by the coding sequence ATGCGAACCCTGCTCTCCGTTCCGGTCCTCTTCGCCGTCGCCACGGGCTGTGCCACCACGCAAGGCGCCAACCCTCCCGCCGCCGAGCCCGCTCCCGCAGCGGCGCCCGCCGCCAAGGCTCCGGCCAAGGAGTTCTCGATGCGCACCTACTACATGGCCTTGCTGCGCCGTGGGCCGGCCTGGACGAAGGAGCGCACGCCGGAGGCCATCGCGGACGGCAAGGGGCACATGGCCAACATCGAGCGGCTGGCGAAGTGCGGGAAGCTGGTCATCGCGGGGCCCTTCAACGTGCCGGCCGAAGCGCCAGCGGACTCCCTGGCCGGCATCTTCATCTTCGACGTGGCCACCCACGAGGAGGCGCTCGCCCTCACCCAGCAGGACCCCGCCGTGAAGTCCGGCCGCTTCACCATCGAGGTGCTGCCCTGGTACGGCCCCACCGGCCTCACCTATGAGGGGCACATCCCCGCCGACCCCAATGTGTCCTGCATGCAGTGA
- a CDS encoding polynucleotide kinase-phosphatase, giving the protein MKLSLPELSLVLLVGPSGAGKSTFARRHFRETEVLSSDTCRGLVADDENAQDATVDAFEVLRFVAAKRLARGLLTVIDATNTQPEARKPLVALAREYHVLPVALVLDVPERTCHARNQSRPDRQFGGHVVRSQLQQLHRSLRGLEREGFRHVHILKPEHLDAVQVERQPLWNNRKHETGPFDIIGDIHGCLDELLALLTRLGYAVSRREVGFDVRPPEGRKAVFLGDLVDRGPDIPGVLRLVMGMVEAGTALCVPGNHETKLLRKLRGKDVKLSHGLAQTLEQLEREPPEWRAKVADFIDGLVSHYVLDGGRLVVAHAGLKESMQGRGSGKVREFCLYGETTGETDEYGLPVRHDWAAGYRGKAMVVYGHTPVPEAEWLNNTLCVDTGCVYGGKLTALRYPEKERVSVPAARVYCEPVKPLGAVAPMLPAVSAQQQHDDVLDIEDVLGKRIVNTRLIQSVTVREENATAALEAMSRFALHPKWLVYLPPTMSPPATRREAGLLEHPAEAFGYYRHEGVVKVICEEKHMGSRAVVVVCRDAEVARRRFGVTGGEVGACYTRTGRRFFNDVSLEAAFLARLQTAFERSGFWEEHGTDWACLDCELMPWSLKAQELVKEQYAAVGSAARASLAEALAGLEQAGGRGVELGDLALRFEDKVHSVDRYVAAYRRYCWPVQSLEGVRLAPFHLLATEGAVHVDKDHVWHLETLAKVCRADEGLLLATRYRVVDLSDAQSVEEGTRWWEALTSAGGEGMVVKPLSFVARGGKGLLQPAIKCRGKDYLRIIYGPEYTAMPNLERLRERGLSTKRSLALRELALGIESLERFVRKEPLRRVHECVFGVLALESEPVDPRL; this is encoded by the coding sequence ATGAAGCTCTCCCTTCCCGAGCTGTCCCTCGTCCTGCTCGTCGGTCCGTCCGGCGCCGGCAAGTCCACCTTCGCGCGCCGGCACTTCCGGGAGACGGAGGTGCTGTCGTCCGACACGTGCCGTGGGCTCGTGGCCGACGATGAGAATGCGCAGGACGCCACGGTGGACGCCTTCGAGGTGCTCCGCTTCGTCGCCGCGAAGCGGCTGGCGCGGGGGCTCCTGACGGTCATCGACGCGACCAACACGCAGCCGGAGGCGCGCAAGCCGCTGGTGGCGCTGGCCCGCGAGTACCACGTGCTGCCCGTGGCCCTCGTCCTCGACGTCCCGGAGAGGACCTGCCACGCGCGCAACCAGTCCCGGCCGGACCGCCAGTTCGGCGGGCACGTGGTCCGCAGCCAGCTCCAGCAGCTCCACCGCTCCCTGCGGGGCCTGGAGCGCGAGGGCTTCCGTCACGTCCACATCCTGAAGCCCGAGCACCTGGATGCGGTCCAGGTGGAGCGACAGCCGCTGTGGAACAACCGGAAGCACGAGACGGGGCCGTTCGACATCATCGGCGACATCCACGGCTGCCTGGACGAGCTGCTCGCGCTGCTGACGCGCCTGGGCTACGCGGTGTCGCGGCGCGAGGTCGGCTTCGACGTGCGCCCTCCGGAGGGCCGCAAGGCGGTGTTCCTGGGTGACCTGGTGGACCGGGGCCCGGACATTCCCGGCGTGCTGCGGCTGGTGATGGGCATGGTGGAGGCGGGCACGGCGCTGTGCGTACCGGGCAACCACGAGACCAAGCTGCTGCGGAAGCTGCGGGGCAAGGACGTGAAGCTGTCCCATGGCCTGGCGCAGACGCTGGAGCAGCTCGAGCGCGAGCCGCCCGAGTGGCGCGCGAAGGTGGCGGACTTCATTGATGGGCTGGTGTCGCACTATGTGCTGGATGGCGGGCGGCTCGTCGTCGCGCACGCAGGGCTGAAGGAGTCGATGCAGGGGCGCGGCTCGGGGAAGGTGCGTGAGTTCTGCCTCTACGGAGAGACGACGGGCGAGACGGACGAGTACGGGCTGCCGGTGCGTCACGACTGGGCCGCCGGGTACCGAGGCAAGGCGATGGTGGTGTACGGCCACACGCCGGTGCCCGAGGCGGAGTGGCTGAACAACACCCTCTGCGTGGACACGGGCTGCGTCTACGGCGGCAAGCTGACGGCGCTGCGCTACCCGGAGAAGGAGCGGGTGTCGGTGCCCGCGGCGCGCGTCTACTGCGAGCCGGTGAAGCCGCTGGGGGCGGTGGCGCCCATGCTGCCGGCCGTCTCCGCGCAGCAGCAGCATGACGACGTGCTGGATATCGAAGACGTGCTGGGCAAGCGCATCGTCAACACCCGGCTCATCCAGAGCGTCACCGTGCGCGAGGAGAACGCCACGGCGGCGCTGGAGGCGATGAGCCGCTTCGCGCTGCACCCGAAGTGGCTCGTCTACCTGCCGCCCACCATGTCTCCGCCGGCCACGCGCCGGGAGGCCGGGCTGCTGGAGCACCCGGCCGAGGCCTTCGGCTACTACCGGCACGAGGGCGTGGTGAAGGTCATCTGCGAGGAGAAGCACATGGGCTCGCGGGCCGTCGTCGTGGTGTGTCGCGACGCGGAGGTGGCCCGGCGGCGGTTCGGAGTCACCGGGGGCGAGGTGGGCGCCTGCTACACGCGGACCGGGCGGCGCTTCTTCAACGACGTGTCACTGGAAGCCGCGTTCCTGGCCCGGCTGCAGACCGCCTTCGAGCGCTCTGGCTTCTGGGAGGAACACGGCACCGACTGGGCCTGCCTGGACTGTGAGCTGATGCCCTGGTCGCTCAAGGCTCAGGAGCTGGTGAAGGAGCAGTACGCGGCGGTGGGGTCGGCGGCCCGGGCCTCGCTGGCGGAGGCGCTGGCGGGGTTGGAGCAGGCCGGGGGCCGGGGCGTGGAGCTGGGCGACCTGGCGCTGAGGTTCGAGGACAAGGTGCACAGCGTGGACCGGTACGTCGCGGCGTATCGCCGCTACTGCTGGCCGGTGCAGTCGCTGGAGGGTGTGCGGCTGGCTCCGTTCCACCTCCTGGCGACGGAGGGGGCCGTGCACGTGGACAAGGACCACGTGTGGCACCTGGAGACGCTGGCGAAGGTGTGCCGCGCGGACGAAGGCCTCTTGCTGGCGACGCGCTACCGCGTGGTGGACCTGTCGGACGCGCAGTCCGTGGAGGAGGGCACCCGGTGGTGGGAGGCGCTCACGTCAGCGGGCGGGGAGGGGATGGTGGTGAAGCCGCTGTCCTTCGTCGCGCGTGGCGGCAAGGGGCTGCTCCAGCCGGCCATCAAGTGCCGGGGCAAGGACTACCTGCGCATCATCTACGGCCCGGAGTACACCGCCATGCCGAACCTGGAGCGCCTGCGTGAGCGGGGGCTGTCCACCAAGCGCTCCCTCGCGCTGCGCGAACTGGCGCTCGGCATCGAGTCGCTGGAGCGGTTCGTCCGGAAGGAGCCGCTGCGCCGCGTCCACGAGTGCGTCTTTGGCGTGCTCGCGCTGGAGAGCGAGCCGGTGGACCCCCGGTTGTAG